A window of Sphingobacterium kitahiroshimense genomic DNA:
TTCAGCACATGTTTAAAAAGATATTAATCGTAGAAGATGAAAATTGGGCCTCTGAAAGTCTATTGGAGAAATTAGACCAATTGATTGCTACGAAATTTCAATCTACGATTATAACAACAGTGCGTGAAGCTACCGATTGGTTGCTTAAAAATGAAGTCGATCTCATTTTTATGGATGTGCAACTCGGTGATGGATTGAGTTTCGAAATATTTGACCAGGTCAAAGTTCAGGCACCTGTTATTTTTACTACAGCGTTTGAAGATTACGCCTTAAAAGCTTTTCAGAATCAAGGCTATGCCTATTTGTTGAAGCCGTATGACGACGACGAGTTACAACAGGCACTTAATAAAGTCGCGCCGTTTATCGTCCAGGATACCAGGGAGATTCAATACAAAACTCGTTTTCTAGTACGGTATGGTATGCGGTTAAAATCGATACCGACAACAGAAATTGCCTATTTTATGGCTGAAGATAAAATATTGTACGGCTACACAAAAGATGGAGATCAATTTATTGTCGACGATACCATAACAGGTCTTGTGTCTCGCCTGGATCCAACATTCTTTTTTCAGGTCAATCGCAAATTCATTATCCATATAGATTCCATTATAGATATGTTGAAAGTAGCTCGTAATCGCATACGGCTCCAATTACAACCAGCGTTGCCAGCTGGTATCGAAGTTATCGTGAGTGAAGATAAATCATCCGATTTTCAGATGTGGTTGGACCGCTGATTAAGCTGATCGTATGATTTTAATAGCAGGATTGTATTGCAGTAATTCATTTACAAAATTATCATTTCCGTCTGGGCTAATGTATATTTCTTCGTACTTGTTATAGTGTATGATCAAACCTTTGCGGGCAGCTGCTGGTTTAAAACCCACCCATAAAGTCTTTCCAATCTCTATTTTGTGAATTTTGTCAATGGCAATCTTTCCTCTAAAGATACACGTTCGATAAGAAAAATACGGAGTGTCTATTGTATACCTCGGTCTTGGTAATAATAATGTGGCTATCAACAATGTCGGAAGACCTATTATAGTCACAAATTCTATAAAAGTAGCTTGTTCAGTACGAAGTGT
This region includes:
- a CDS encoding PH domain-containing protein, whose product is MKVFRSRQDPLMDAMIIGLILSMIVMMIVTLRTEQATFIEFVTIIGLPTLLIATLLLPRPRYTIDTPYFSYRTCIFRGKIAIDKIHKIEIGKTLWVGFKPAAARKGLIIHYNKYEEIYISPDGNDNFVNELLQYNPAIKIIRSA
- a CDS encoding LytR/AlgR family response regulator transcription factor — encoded protein: MFKKILIVEDENWASESLLEKLDQLIATKFQSTIITTVREATDWLLKNEVDLIFMDVQLGDGLSFEIFDQVKVQAPVIFTTAFEDYALKAFQNQGYAYLLKPYDDDELQQALNKVAPFIVQDTREIQYKTRFLVRYGMRLKSIPTTEIAYFMAEDKILYGYTKDGDQFIVDDTITGLVSRLDPTFFFQVNRKFIIHIDSIIDMLKVARNRIRLQLQPALPAGIEVIVSEDKSSDFQMWLDR